The Anoxybacillus amylolyticus DNA segment TGTCTTAAATGGTAAAACAGCCCGCAATAAAGAAACGATTGTCCACCTTGCTGGCGGCGATTTAGTTATTATATGGACCGATGAAGGGAATGTGTTAATGACTGGCCCAGCAGAAACGATTTGCACAGGAGTTTATTATTATTGAACGAAGTAGAGAAAAATCGATATACTGGTAAAAAACAGAAACTTGCTAGTTGTTGAAAACTAAGAGGAGGGAAATCGATGAACGAAGTCGTTACGTTAACGGAAGCAGCGGCGCTACAAATTAAGGATATGATGAAAGAGCACGGGGAAGAAGGGGCATACCTTCGCATTGGCATCAAAGGCGGTGGTTGCAGTGGATTGTCGTATGGAATGGGCTTTGAACAGGAAAAAACGGACGAGGACTATACGTTCGAACAACATGGAATTAAACTGTTAGTTGATAA contains these protein-coding regions:
- a CDS encoding HesB/IscA family protein, translating into MNEVVTLTEAAALQIKDMMKEHGEEGAYLRIGIKGGGCSGLSYGMGFEQEKTDEDYTFEQHGIKLLVDKESAPILKGTVIDYKQSLMGGGFTIHNPNAIATCGCGSSFRTATNTGTPEEC